In Methanosarcinales archaeon, the sequence ACCATTACTAGAGATTAGGAGGTTTATATGGAAAAGCAAAAAAATATGTATACACCAAAAAACGAGGACAAAACGGAAGACGCAATGGAAATTTCAAGTTTTAAGAATGCTCAAGAAATGCCTACTCAATATGTGAATTTTTTCGGTTGTAAAGCAAGCTGGTTAGAAGATGACATGGAGTAAATCTATCTAAAAAGGCCACAGATGTCACAGTGTGACATCCTCGTGGCCTTTTTGATGTTTCATCAGAAGCGAATAGCCCCTACCAAGCAATTCCATATAAACGATATTCTCTAAGGTTTGATTGATATCTCGCATATTATTTCCAAACACTGATTCGCGAATTCCATGATCTGAAATGTAAATAGTTGCCCCAGTTTTATCAGCCAACTCCATTGAACCTAATTATATATTTTTTTGCTTGACCAATGAAGGGAAAATATCAATATGATTTCCATTTTCTTTACCATTCATGAACAATACTGAAATGAAACTCAAAAGTGCTGAAACCAATACGAGAATCATCGCAATTTTAAAAACCTCTTCACTACTGTATGCTGATGCGTTCAATCTTTTGATCAGATAGCCCATGCTTAGTGATATGATCCCGCTTCCGACAAATTCACCTATGTTCACTACTGAAATAGCGATACCTGTATATTTAAGAGGATTTACATTTTTCACATTAGAGAAAACAAGGATATGGCAAATCATGAATATACCCATTAAAAAGAATATAACTGACCATTGGTTAACTGGTGGCTGCCCCTTAAAAATAACCAGGATATATAGCCACAGCAAGGCATAACCAGAACTTGCGAAGATCAAAATTTTCTTTATTTCTCCACCAAGTAAATCTGAAACTTTTCCAACGATTGGAGCTCCAACGATAAACCCATAGGTTATAAAGGAAAGATAATAGGCTGCTCTTTCACCATTCATATGATAAACCGTTTTGAGATACCCGTTGCCCCAGAGTCCAAGAACTGCTGTTAATGAACCCACAAAGAATACCATTATAAAAAAGTTGGGATAATTTTTTTTATTGGTTAAAACAAATTTCACGCCTTCTCTGATATTGATTCTACTACCACGACCACTTTGTGGCTGCTCTTTTACAAACAGAAAAATTGCTATGGATAAAATTACGGTTATAATGCCAAGAATCACAAAGGTATCTCGCCATCCGAAATTGAGCGCTATATATGTTAAGGGGATGGTCGCAAAAAAAGCACCGAAGTTTCCAAAAAGCGATGTCAATCCTGATAATGTGGAATACATATTTTTTGGAAACAATGTTGCTTGCAACTTCATAATAGAAACAATAATCACAGATGTCCCTAT encodes:
- a CDS encoding MFS transporter, with product MKINRWVSWGILVFGFVIVFFHRLAIGSVADQLMLDLNLDSVQIANLAAMTFYGYALMQLPVGIMVDTIGVRKICTIGMAVTAVGSFIFGFSHLIYLTYFARLLVGIGTSVIIVSIMKLQATLFPKNMYSTLSGLTSLFGNFGAFFATIPLTYIALNFGWRDTFVILGIITVILSIAIFLFVKEQPQSGRGSRINIREGVKFVLTNKKNYPNFFIMVFFVGSLTAVLGLWGNGYLKTVYHMNGERAAYYLSFITYGFIVGAPIVGKVSDLLGGEIKKILIFASSGYALLWLYILVIFKGQPPVNQWSVIFFLMGIFMICHILVFSNVKNVNPLKYTGIAISVVNIGEFVGSGIISLSMGYLIKRLNASAYSSEEVFKIAMILVLVSALLSFISVLFMNGKENGNHIDIFPSLVKQKNI